A portion of the Candidatus Pristimantibacillus lignocellulolyticus genome contains these proteins:
- a CDS encoding glycosyltransferase: MLTNNERQHANVSVIIPTLNAGNAFSILLNLLKEQTIQPYELIIIDSCSDDDTVQLAQAAGAKVLTVQRKNFDHGGTRNVAAEAASGNILLFMTQDVVPVNERMIENLIKPLVGDSTHNEVVYTYARQIAAADGNRLEQLARANNYPSESSVQSYEDIERLGIKTFFCSNACSAIRRDVFEQMGGFQSPVIFNEDMFMAARCILSSMKIGYCAEAQVYHTHNYTIKQQFKRFFDNGVSMRCNSWILPYASATKAGSKLVRKQIKGLRDARQLYLLPKLVAESAAKLIGYKLGMNYDKLPSKLCRRMSMHRLIWDQIERGDLHVQTPGNVTDHAHSKSS, encoded by the coding sequence ATGCTTACTAACAATGAAAGACAACACGCTAATGTATCTGTCATTATACCAACCTTGAATGCCGGAAATGCTTTTAGCATATTACTTAACTTACTTAAAGAACAAACGATTCAACCTTATGAACTAATTATTATTGATTCATGTTCAGACGATGATACAGTACAGTTGGCTCAAGCAGCCGGAGCGAAAGTATTAACGGTACAGCGCAAAAACTTTGATCATGGTGGTACTCGCAATGTAGCTGCAGAAGCTGCTTCTGGTAACATATTATTGTTTATGACGCAGGATGTTGTTCCAGTGAACGAGCGAATGATTGAGAACCTTATTAAGCCATTAGTTGGCGATAGTACGCATAATGAAGTAGTGTACACTTATGCTAGACAGATTGCCGCAGCGGATGGCAATCGATTAGAACAACTTGCTAGAGCGAATAATTATCCATCGGAATCTTCAGTCCAAAGTTATGAAGATATTGAAAGACTAGGAATTAAGACGTTTTTCTGTTCCAATGCATGTTCTGCAATACGTCGAGATGTGTTCGAGCAGATGGGTGGCTTTCAATCGCCAGTCATATTTAACGAGGATATGTTTATGGCTGCACGATGTATACTAAGTAGTATGAAGATTGGCTATTGTGCAGAGGCACAGGTGTATCATACTCATAATTATACAATTAAGCAGCAATTTAAGCGTTTCTTCGATAATGGTGTATCGATGCGCTGTAATAGCTGGATTCTACCTTATGCATCAGCAACTAAGGCTGGATCAAAGCTTGTTAGGAAGCAAATTAAAGGGCTGAGGGATGCACGACAATTGTATCTCTTACCGAAGCTTGTTGCTGAATCTGCTGCAAAGTTGATTGGTTATAAGCTTGGTATGAACTATGATAAATTACCTAGTAAATTATGTCGCAGGATGAGTATGCATCGCTTAATCTGGGATCAGATAGAGCGAGGGGATTTACATGTGCAAACTCCGGGAAATGTAACTGATCACGCTCATTCCAAATCAAGCTAA
- a CDS encoding glycosyltransferase family 2 protein, with protein MITVSVCIVTYNSAKDISSCLDAVMLQSQPVQSIIIVDNASADRSVELVKARMNEATPIVLLENKINNGFAGGQNQAIAATDTDYVLVLNPDVVLYPDYIKILVDRLELAPHAGSATGLLKLKADPSIVDSTGLQMGLNRHAIDRGAGQPVDKWLEPGEVFGVSGAAALYARRMINDICLEGEFFDEHFFAYKEDVDVAWRARLLGWSSYYIPAATAVHARGWQTGGRRSISLFVRQHSYVNQLFMILKNEQRGWHWVKVLPIVIVREVTKIIYMLIRERELLSSWKLIVKGFPSMMRKRKLLLNKITKKKTIL; from the coding sequence ATGATTACAGTTAGCGTCTGCATTGTTACTTATAACAGCGCTAAGGATATTTCTTCATGTCTAGATGCTGTTATGCTGCAGTCGCAGCCAGTACAATCTATCATCATAGTAGATAATGCTTCTGCTGATCGTTCAGTAGAGCTTGTTAAAGCAAGAATGAACGAAGCGACTCCAATTGTATTACTGGAAAATAAGATTAATAATGGCTTCGCTGGTGGACAAAATCAAGCGATAGCAGCAACTGATACCGATTATGTTCTAGTACTTAATCCTGATGTCGTATTGTACCCAGATTATATTAAGATCTTAGTCGATAGATTAGAGCTTGCTCCTCACGCTGGAAGTGCAACGGGGTTATTAAAGCTTAAGGCTGATCCTTCTATTGTAGATAGTACTGGACTGCAGATGGGATTAAATCGTCATGCCATTGACCGTGGAGCTGGACAACCTGTAGACAAATGGCTTGAGCCGGGAGAGGTATTCGGAGTTTCGGGTGCAGCTGCTCTATATGCAAGACGAATGATTAACGATATATGTCTCGAAGGCGAATTTTTTGATGAGCACTTTTTTGCTTATAAAGAGGATGTTGATGTAGCATGGCGTGCTAGATTGCTAGGATGGTCTTCCTATTATATTCCTGCGGCAACAGCTGTTCATGCACGTGGCTGGCAAACAGGTGGACGTCGATCTATTTCTCTATTTGTAAGACAACATTCATACGTCAATCAGCTATTTATGATATTGAAGAATGAACAGCGTGGTTGGCATTGGGTTAAAGTGCTACCAATTGTGATCGTACGAGAGGTTACTAAGATAATCTATATGCTCATTCGAGAGAGAGAGTTATTAAGTAGTTGGAAACTAATTGTAAAAGGTTTTCCAAGTATGATGAGAAAACGTAAGTTACTATTGAATAAGATAACCAAAAAGAAAACTATATTGTAA
- a CDS encoding DUF2167 domain-containing protein, translated as MKFIKFSFSLLLCFTLFASPVFATEEQGMPSVNWIDGGVTVPVGELSSLNLDESLQYLDQANTPIIQQYIGNTLYGTEIGSVFPTSEEESWYVLFDYEESGYISDKEKGKIDAKELLKSYQQGTEEGNEGLPEEEHLFVKGWHTEPYYDEADSTLKWALLAEDFYGNSIINYNVRILTREGYVSVLLVTDESTLDHDIEILNTLILPEYTINEGFRYEDHDPSTDKIAEYGLTGLILGGAGLVAAKKAGLLIAAGLLLKKFWFILFAIPIAIWNWVRKRKNKETDTSIEQPQVDPSTADKTIDHDSR; from the coding sequence ATGAAGTTTATTAAATTTAGTTTCAGTTTGTTATTATGTTTTACGTTATTTGCAAGCCCGGTTTTTGCAACGGAAGAACAGGGTATGCCGAGTGTAAATTGGATAGATGGTGGTGTAACTGTACCGGTTGGAGAACTTTCTTCTCTTAATTTGGATGAATCACTTCAATATCTCGATCAAGCTAATACGCCTATTATCCAACAATATATCGGTAATACGCTGTATGGTACGGAAATAGGAAGCGTGTTTCCTACTAGTGAAGAGGAAAGCTGGTACGTATTATTTGATTATGAAGAGTCGGGATATATATCAGATAAGGAAAAAGGTAAAATCGATGCAAAAGAGCTATTAAAGAGCTATCAACAAGGTACGGAAGAGGGCAATGAGGGCCTTCCAGAAGAGGAGCACTTATTCGTAAAAGGTTGGCATACTGAACCTTATTATGATGAAGCCGATAGTACATTGAAATGGGCATTACTTGCTGAGGACTTTTACGGAAATTCTATCATCAACTACAATGTACGAATTTTAACTAGAGAAGGTTATGTTTCAGTACTACTTGTTACAGATGAATCTACACTAGATCATGACATTGAAATTCTAAATACACTGATCCTACCAGAATATACAATCAATGAAGGTTTTCGTTATGAAGATCATGATCCTTCTACAGACAAAATTGCAGAGTATGGACTAACTGGACTTATTCTTGGTGGCGCGGGTCTAGTAGCTGCGAAAAAAGCAGGCTTACTAATTGCAGCAGGGTTATTACTTAAAAAGTTTTGGTTCATATTATTTGCAATTCCAATTGCGATCTGGAATTGGGTGAGAAAACGTAAAAATAAAGAGACTGATACATCAATTGAGCAGCCTCAAGTAGATCCATCAACAGCTGATAAAACAATAGATCATGATTCGAGATAG
- a CDS encoding DUF1697 domain-containing protein encodes MTQYIALLRGINVGGKNKIKMADLREALTNVGLAKVQTYIQSGNIILESNEDEATVRTIIEHTIEKEFALSIKTVIRTSEQFKKIVKNCPFSDEQIAEVAANSETESLYVAMLRDEPKIERIEKLHSFDFGDDQYSIAGRDVFLLFGQSIRNSKLAVHVEKLGGPITTRNWKTMNKLIELLN; translated from the coding sequence ATGACTCAATATATTGCTTTACTTCGTGGTATTAATGTAGGTGGGAAAAACAAGATTAAAATGGCGGATTTAAGAGAAGCACTAACTAATGTTGGCTTAGCAAAAGTACAAACTTATATTCAAAGTGGAAATATAATATTGGAGTCTAACGAAGACGAGGCAACTGTGCGCACTATCATTGAACATACGATCGAAAAGGAATTCGCACTCTCGATTAAAACTGTAATAAGAACATCAGAACAATTCAAGAAAATTGTTAAAAACTGTCCTTTTTCGGATGAGCAAATAGCTGAGGTAGCAGCCAACTCAGAGACGGAGAGTCTCTATGTTGCGATGTTACGCGATGAGCCTAAAATTGAACGAATTGAAAAACTACATAGCTTCGATTTTGGTGATGATCAATATAGTATCGCAGGTAGAGATGTATTTCTACTGTTCGGCCAAAGTATTCGTAATTCTAAGTTAGCCGTCCACGTAGAGAAGTTGGGGGGGCCAATTACAACTCGTAATTGGAAAACGATGAATAAGCTGATTGAGCTATTGAATTAA
- a CDS encoding MBOAT family protein, with protein sequence MLFSSIIFIFCFLPIVLLINYLLKVEYRNLFLLVASLLFYAWGEPKFVLIIISSILINYIFGWVISFTQEKDRQLLAKLLLIIGIVANVGLLFYYKYFDFFITSVNDMTGSDYLIRNIILPIGLSFFTFQGLSYVIDVYYKRVLPQKSIIKFALFESFFPQIIAGPIVRYVDVHDQIDNRSVTADDFAYGIRRFIMGLAKKVIIANTLGQVADNIFSLPQDQNTMMIAWVGAICYTFQIYFDFSGYSDMAIGLARMFGFRFKENFDFPYVSRTITEFWRRWHISLSSWFRDYLYIPLGGNRRGNVYFNLLVVFIVTGLWHGAAWNFIIWGLWHGLFLILERVIKKSGVKWNVPQVLTWAYTMTIVIIGWVLFRSPDLSSAMTYLKVMFGLSDSAAGFTVWYFLDPMIITIILIACIASLPITKYIENNIGKYEDHNLFSLIIQNVYIVLLFIMCIMFLVTSTYNPFIYFRF encoded by the coding sequence ATGTTGTTTAGTTCAATCATATTCATATTTTGTTTTCTGCCCATAGTTCTACTCATTAACTATCTGTTGAAAGTTGAGTATAGAAATTTATTTTTACTAGTTGCTAGTTTACTATTTTATGCTTGGGGAGAGCCGAAATTTGTTCTGATTATTATTTCATCAATATTAATCAATTATATTTTTGGATGGGTAATAAGTTTTACGCAAGAAAAAGATAGACAACTATTAGCTAAGCTACTTCTTATAATTGGAATCGTTGCAAATGTAGGTTTATTGTTTTACTACAAGTACTTTGATTTCTTTATAACTTCAGTCAATGATATGACAGGTTCCGATTATTTAATAAGAAATATTATTCTTCCGATTGGACTGTCATTCTTTACTTTTCAAGGACTTTCCTATGTAATTGATGTCTATTACAAGCGTGTTCTGCCGCAAAAAAGCATAATCAAATTTGCATTATTCGAATCATTCTTCCCGCAAATCATTGCAGGACCCATTGTAAGATACGTTGATGTACATGATCAAATAGATAATAGAAGTGTTACTGCAGATGATTTTGCTTATGGTATAAGAAGATTTATTATGGGACTTGCAAAGAAGGTTATTATTGCCAATACACTTGGGCAAGTGGCAGATAATATATTTTCTCTACCACAAGATCAGAATACTATGATGATTGCTTGGGTAGGTGCCATATGCTATACGTTCCAGATCTATTTTGATTTCTCTGGATATTCTGATATGGCAATTGGACTTGCAAGAATGTTTGGATTTAGATTTAAAGAGAATTTTGATTTTCCTTATGTATCTAGGACGATAACGGAGTTTTGGAGAAGATGGCATATTTCGCTTTCTTCTTGGTTTAGAGATTATTTATATATTCCATTGGGTGGTAATCGTAGAGGTAATGTTTATTTTAATCTATTAGTTGTTTTTATTGTAACAGGACTATGGCACGGTGCTGCATGGAATTTCATTATATGGGGATTATGGCATGGTTTATTCTTAATATTAGAAAGAGTTATTAAAAAGTCTGGTGTTAAATGGAATGTTCCTCAAGTATTAACGTGGGCTTACACAATGACAATTGTTATTATTGGCTGGGTCTTATTCAGGTCTCCAGATCTATCTTCAGCAATGACGTATCTAAAAGTAATGTTTGGATTAAGTGATTCTGCTGCTGGATTTACTGTATGGTATTTCTTGGATCCGATGATTATTACGATAATATTAATTGCTTGTATTGCTTCGCTACCTATAACAAAGTACATTGAGAACAATATTGGAAAATATGAAGATCATAATTTGTTTAGTTTAATTATTCAAAATGTGTATATAGTATTACTATTTATTATGTGTATCATGTTCTTGGTTACATCTACCTATAATCCCTTTATTTATTTTAGATTTTAA
- a CDS encoding undecaprenyl-phosphate glucose phosphotransferase, giving the protein MLRQNQRFLTQLYILADLLCALVVFLLAYWVRFKSGWTDYNHSLPFSTYLIWGTVYSFAVVVTGFYLQFYSPKRRKNYSYDLLKIFQIQTISLLGLLGLLYFVNEPNISREFIIIFYSLNVIFSVIYRYIVKKVLFSLRRKGFNKRYVLILGAGKVGRRFYRNLQNYPEIGYEAVGFLDDFHSKHEDESSYIKPILGKIDDLEYMLKKHPIDEVIIALPLDAHLKLPKVIEVCEQAGVKTLIIPDYFDLLPARPFFDNFAGIPLINVRDVPLDELSNRVLKRAFDIAFSIFAIIVTSPIMLFAIIGLKLTAPGPIIFKQERMGLDRKSFQMYKFRSMRVSTETVSDTQWTVENDPRRTKFGSFLRRTSIDELPQFFNVLLGQMSVVGPRPERPYFVNQFREDVPKYMIKHQIRPGITGWAQTNGLRGDTSIEDRIIHDIFYIENWTFFFDVKIIVMTAFKGKVNHNAY; this is encoded by the coding sequence ATGTTACGACAAAATCAACGGTTTCTCACACAATTGTATATTTTAGCTGATTTATTATGCGCGCTAGTCGTGTTTTTGCTAGCGTATTGGGTTAGGTTTAAATCGGGCTGGACGGATTACAACCATTCACTTCCCTTTTCAACTTATTTGATCTGGGGAACGGTTTATTCATTTGCCGTTGTAGTTACTGGATTCTATCTACAATTCTATTCTCCTAAACGACGTAAAAATTATTCCTATGACCTGTTGAAGATATTTCAAATTCAAACGATTAGTTTATTAGGTTTACTAGGTTTACTTTATTTTGTTAATGAGCCTAATATTTCTCGAGAATTTATTATTATCTTCTATAGTTTAAATGTGATTTTTTCGGTCATTTATCGTTATATCGTTAAGAAGGTTTTATTCTCGCTTCGTCGCAAAGGATTTAACAAGCGTTACGTACTTATTCTTGGTGCAGGAAAAGTTGGTAGACGTTTCTATAGAAACCTACAAAATTATCCTGAAATAGGATATGAAGCTGTCGGTTTTTTAGATGATTTTCATAGTAAGCATGAGGACGAATCTAGTTATATTAAGCCTATTCTCGGTAAGATCGATGACTTGGAATATATGCTCAAAAAGCATCCGATAGATGAAGTAATTATTGCTCTTCCACTAGATGCTCATCTTAAGCTACCAAAGGTTATTGAAGTATGTGAGCAAGCAGGAGTCAAAACACTTATTATTCCTGATTACTTCGATTTACTTCCAGCACGCCCGTTCTTTGATAATTTCGCTGGCATTCCTTTAATTAATGTGCGAGATGTTCCACTAGATGAGCTAAGTAATCGTGTGTTAAAACGAGCTTTCGACATTGCATTTTCCATCTTCGCTATTATAGTAACATCTCCGATTATGTTGTTCGCTATTATAGGGCTTAAGCTAACTGCACCTGGTCCAATTATTTTCAAGCAAGAGCGAATGGGACTTGACCGCAAATCATTTCAAATGTATAAATTCCGCTCTATGCGCGTATCTACGGAAACGGTGTCAGATACACAGTGGACAGTTGAGAATGATCCACGACGAACTAAGTTCGGAAGTTTCTTACGTCGTACCAGTATTGATGAGCTACCGCAGTTCTTTAATGTATTGCTAGGTCAGATGAGTGTTGTTGGGCCACGTCCGGAGCGTCCATATTTCGTAAATCAGTTTCGTGAAGATGTCCCTAAATATATGATTAAGCATCAGATCCGTCCTGGTATTACAGGTTGGGCACAAACGAATGGATTACGAGGAGATACTTCAATTGAAGATCGTATTATACATGACATTTTCTACATAGAAAACTGGACTTTCTTCTTTGATGTGAAAATTATCGTGATGACAGCATTTAAAGGAAAGGTTAATCACAATGCTTACTAA
- a CDS encoding NAD(P)-dependent oxidoreductase, translating into MKTVFVTGASGYIGKHVVNALLDMKVNVSTINYKNRSIDPRVTVYDCDIFGNYNNIFEIVGKPDVCLHLAWTDGFIHNSDNHLKKLYSHYKFIENMVQGGLQQVAVLGTMHEIGYHVGEITEETPANPHSLYGVAKNSLRQSLDTLLKDKEVTFQWLRAYYITGDDTNSKSIFSKLIQAEQEGKELFPFTTGENMYDFISVEELGKQIALSVLQTDITGIINCCSGSPISLRDRVERFLIDNEFRIKLNYGVFPDRPYDSPAVWGNADKIKHIMSNSECAYQSLN; encoded by the coding sequence GTGAAAACGGTATTTGTAACTGGTGCTAGTGGATATATCGGGAAGCATGTAGTTAACGCATTATTGGACATGAAAGTGAATGTAAGTACAATTAACTATAAAAATAGAAGTATAGATCCTAGAGTAACGGTATATGATTGTGATATTTTTGGAAATTACAATAATATTTTTGAGATTGTTGGAAAACCAGATGTTTGTTTACATTTAGCGTGGACAGATGGATTCATACATAATTCGGATAATCATTTAAAAAAATTATATTCACACTATAAATTTATTGAAAATATGGTTCAGGGTGGTCTACAACAAGTTGCGGTTCTTGGTACAATGCATGAAATTGGATATCATGTTGGAGAAATCACTGAAGAAACTCCAGCTAATCCTCATTCATTGTATGGTGTAGCTAAAAATAGTTTGAGACAATCACTGGATACATTGCTTAAAGATAAGGAAGTTACTTTCCAATGGCTTCGTGCTTACTACATCACAGGTGATGATACTAATAGTAAGTCTATATTCTCTAAGTTGATTCAAGCAGAACAGGAAGGGAAAGAATTGTTCCCCTTTACAACAGGTGAAAATATGTATGACTTTATTTCGGTAGAAGAGCTTGGCAAGCAAATTGCGCTATCTGTTTTGCAAACGGACATTACAGGAATTATTAATTGTTGCTCTGGATCTCCTATATCATTGCGTGATAGAGTTGAAAGATTTTTGATTGATAATGAGTTTCGAATAAAACTTAACTATGGAGTATTTCCTGATCGACCTTATGATTCTCCTGCTGTTTGGGGGAATGCGGATAAGATAAAACATATTATGAGTAATTCTGAATGCGCATATCAAAGTTTAAACTAA
- a CDS encoding ABC transporter ATP-binding protein — MKNYAVEVNEVSMKFNLGREKIDSFKEYLIRMLKKDISYDEFYALRNVSFKVEQGDSFAILGGNGSGKSTALKIISGIYKPTTGSVKVNGTIAPLIELGAGFDMDLTARENIFLNAAVLGYSKKFITEQYDRIIEFSELSEFEDVPLKNFSSGMTARLGFSIATLVKPDILIVDEILSVGDHAFQEKCEKKMDEMTSGGTTLILVSHSIEQVKKICKNAVWINKGEVMISGSVEEVSNAYLNVSYSK, encoded by the coding sequence ATGAAAAATTATGCTGTAGAAGTCAATGAAGTATCTATGAAGTTCAATCTTGGTCGTGAAAAAATTGATAGTTTTAAAGAATATTTAATTAGAATGCTGAAAAAAGATATTTCTTATGACGAATTCTATGCTCTTCGAAATGTTTCGTTTAAAGTGGAACAAGGGGATTCCTTTGCAATATTGGGGGGGAACGGATCAGGCAAAAGTACAGCTCTTAAAATTATTTCAGGAATCTATAAACCTACCACTGGTAGTGTGAAAGTGAATGGAACCATCGCTCCTTTGATCGAACTTGGAGCAGGATTTGATATGGATTTGACCGCTAGAGAAAATATATTTTTAAACGCGGCTGTTCTTGGTTATTCTAAGAAATTTATAACTGAACAATATGACCGTATTATAGAATTTTCTGAATTATCAGAATTTGAAGATGTCCCACTGAAGAACTTCTCTTCAGGAATGACAGCTAGGTTAGGCTTTTCTATAGCGACGTTAGTAAAGCCTGATATTCTAATAGTTGATGAAATATTGTCTGTAGGAGACCACGCATTTCAAGAGAAATGCGAAAAGAAGATGGATGAGATGACATCTGGTGGAACTACACTTATCTTAGTATCACATTCTATCGAGCAAGTAAAGAAGATATGTAAAAATGCTGTTTGGATTAATAAAGGAGAAGTAATGATATCGGGATCAGTGGAAGAGGTAAGTAATGCTTATCTAAATGTTTCATATTCCAAATAA
- a CDS encoding rhamnan synthesis F family protein: MILANKEKLNRLGIFFFYDKDGIVDDYITFMLKDMTQNLSDLLVVCNGKLTVEGREKISELTPNILVRENKGFDVWAYKEGMEYYGWDKISKFDEVVLFNSTMFGPLYSFSEMFEGMNSQDLDFWGITKHHEVPHDPFNRIKYGYLPEHIQSHFIVVRNSLLTSYEYKNFWDNMPEIESYEDSIGYYEAVFTKEFNDKGFKWDVYVNTDDLEKHTYHPVLMMPLELVKNRKCPIIKRRSFFHTKIDYLNNTTGEQTSEVYEYIRKNLDYDINLIWDNILRTCHQADIKNALNLSYILSTTSSVQMNTKLNRKIALVMHIYFDDLIEYCLEYATSVPEGTDVYITTDTEHKADLIRTIFEKRNFAKLEIIIIENRGRDISALLVGSKKFIMDYDYVCFAHDKKTKQLEPHIKGESFAYKCFENTLTNQHFVNNVINLFETNPRLGMLSPPPPNHADFYPTIGLEWTINFDNTKALADKLKLSVEMDKNKEPIAPLGTMFWFRPKALKALFDYDWEYKDFPPEPNDTDGTLLHAIERIYPFVSQHEGYYPALLLSDSFAKIEVTNLYFMLREINTAYMMNSGPAIHLSMVSVLKYNMTYKIPFKYKLKMLIKKILPVWLFNLLKRLIKRR; the protein is encoded by the coding sequence TTGATACTTGCAAATAAAGAGAAATTAAATAGATTAGGTATATTCTTTTTTTATGATAAAGATGGAATAGTTGATGATTATATTACATTCATGCTAAAGGATATGACACAAAATTTAAGTGATTTATTAGTTGTATGTAACGGGAAGTTAACCGTCGAAGGAAGAGAGAAAATAAGTGAATTAACACCCAATATTCTAGTTAGAGAAAATAAAGGATTTGATGTGTGGGCATATAAAGAAGGTATGGAGTATTATGGATGGGACAAGATTAGCAAATTCGATGAAGTTGTATTATTTAATTCGACTATGTTTGGACCATTATATTCATTCAGTGAAATGTTTGAAGGAATGAATTCACAAGACCTTGATTTTTGGGGTATTACAAAACACCATGAAGTACCACACGATCCATTTAATAGAATAAAATATGGTTATTTACCGGAACATATCCAATCACATTTTATAGTAGTAAGAAATAGTTTGCTAACTAGTTACGAATATAAAAATTTTTGGGATAACATGCCTGAAATTGAATCTTATGAAGATTCGATTGGCTATTACGAAGCGGTTTTCACTAAAGAATTTAATGATAAAGGGTTTAAGTGGGATGTGTATGTAAATACAGATGACTTGGAGAAACATACATACCATCCTGTGCTTATGATGCCGCTTGAGCTAGTTAAAAATAGAAAATGTCCCATTATAAAGAGGCGTTCTTTCTTTCATACTAAAATTGATTATCTTAATAATACAACAGGTGAGCAAACATCTGAAGTTTACGAGTATATTAGGAAAAACTTAGACTATGACATTAATTTAATATGGGACAATATATTACGCACATGTCATCAAGCAGATATAAAAAATGCATTAAACCTAAGTTACATATTATCAACAACAAGTTCGGTTCAGATGAATACAAAGCTGAATAGAAAAATTGCACTTGTCATGCATATTTATTTTGATGATTTAATTGAATATTGTTTAGAATACGCAACTTCAGTACCTGAAGGAACAGATGTATATATTACAACTGATACGGAACATAAGGCAGATCTGATTAGAACTATCTTCGAAAAAAGAAACTTTGCCAAATTAGAAATAATTATTATTGAAAATAGAGGAAGAGATATTAGTGCATTATTAGTAGGCAGTAAGAAATTTATTATGGATTATGACTATGTATGTTTTGCACATGATAAAAAAACCAAGCAACTTGAACCTCATATTAAGGGAGAATCGTTTGCTTATAAATGCTTTGAAAATACATTAACTAATCAACATTTTGTAAACAACGTAATTAATCTATTTGAGACTAATCCAAGATTAGGAATGCTATCTCCACCTCCACCAAATCACGCAGATTTTTATCCAACAATAGGGCTAGAATGGACTATTAACTTTGATAATACGAAGGCACTTGCGGATAAATTAAAGCTATCTGTAGAAATGGATAAAAATAAAGAACCTATTGCACCATTAGGTACCATGTTTTGGTTTAGGCCCAAAGCATTAAAAGCATTATTTGATTACGATTGGGAGTACAAAGACTTTCCCCCAGAACCAAACGATACTGATGGTACATTGCTTCATGCAATTGAACGGATCTATCCGTTTGTTTCTCAACATGAGGGATATTATCCTGCATTATTGCTTTCGGATTCCTTCGCAAAGATTGAAGTTACAAATTTATATTTTATGCTGAGAGAAATAAATACTGCATATATGATGAATAGTGGTCCAGCAATTCATTTATCAATGGTATCAGTCTTAAAATATAATATGACGTATAAGATACCGTTTAAATATAAATTGAAAATGTTAATAAAAAAGATTTTACCCGTATGGTTATTCAACCTTTTGAAAAGATTAATTAAAAGAAGGTAA
- a CDS encoding ABC transporter permease, whose product MRYFTNFWKYKELLTQFVARDLKLKYRRSVLGYLWSLLNPLLMMMVLTAVFSSFFKFDIPNYPVYLLSGQILFSFFSESTTTAMNSILGSGSLIKKVYIPKYIFPLSRILSSFVTLLFSLVALLIVMLITDIQFSATILLFPLPLFYLLIFSIGIGLIMSVLVVFFRDMLHLYGVLLSAWMYLTPIFYPINIVPDFVKTIIYSNPMYYFVEMFRELILYNQMPSLQLNLMCLMFSSISLLVGLFIFYKNQNKFVLHI is encoded by the coding sequence ATGAGGTATTTTACTAATTTTTGGAAATATAAAGAACTATTGACTCAATTCGTTGCGCGGGATTTAAAGTTGAAATACAGACGTTCAGTACTCGGTTATTTGTGGAGCCTCTTGAATCCATTACTTATGATGATGGTGTTAACCGCAGTGTTTTCCAGCTTTTTTAAGTTTGATATACCTAATTACCCAGTATATTTATTATCAGGACAAATATTATTCAGTTTCTTTTCGGAATCAACAACTACAGCGATGAATTCTATTTTAGGAAGCGGCTCCCTAATTAAAAAGGTATATATACCTAAATACATTTTTCCATTGTCGAGAATCTTATCATCGTTTGTTACATTATTGTTTTCTTTAGTAGCGTTACTTATTGTGATGCTAATAACGGATATTCAATTTTCGGCCACAATATTATTATTCCCACTACCGCTCTTCTATTTGCTAATATTCTCAATTGGAATAGGATTAATTATGTCCGTACTAGTTGTGTTTTTCCGTGATATGTTACATCTATATGGTGTGTTATTATCAGCTTGGATGTATCTTACACCAATCTTTTATCCGATAAATATAGTTCCGGATTTTGTGAAAACAATAATTTATTCTAACCCTATGTATTACTTTGTTGAAATGTTTAGAGAATTAATTCTTTATAATCAAATGCCTTCGTTACAATTAAACTTAATGTGTTTAATGTTTTCGTCGATATCGTTGTTAGTAGGATTATTTATTTTCTACAAAAATCAAAATAAATTCGTTTTGCATATATAA